The following proteins come from a genomic window of Mariniflexile sp. TRM1-10:
- the atpD gene encoding F0F1 ATP synthase subunit beta codes for MSKVTGKVAQIVGPVIDVEFGAGSELPKIYDSLEIKRPDGSLLVLEVQSHIGEDTVRTIAMDSSDGLSRGTEVIATGAPIQMPIGDDVYGRLFNVIGDAIDGLGDLPKAGNAGLPIHRQAPKFEDLSTSTEVLFTGIKVIDLIEPYAKGGKIGLFGGAGVGKTVLIQELINNIAKGHGGLSVFAGVGERTREGNDLLREMLESGIIRYGDDFMHSMEEGGWDLSKVDKSKMKESKATFVFGQMNEPPGARARVALSGLTIAEYFRDGAGEGQGKDVLFFVDNIFRFTQAGSEVSALLGRMPSAVGYQPTLATEMGAMQERITSTKRGSITSVQAVYVPADDLTDPAPATTFAHLDATTVLSRKIAELGIYPAVDPLDSTSRILTADILGKDHYACAQRVKELLQRYKELQDIIAILGMEELSEDDKLAVGRARRVQRFLSQPFHVAEQFTGIPGVLVDIKETIKGFNMIMDGELDHLPEAAFNLKGTIEEAIESGEKMLAEA; via the coding sequence AATTCGGTGCTGGTTCTGAACTTCCAAAAATTTATGATTCATTAGAAATTAAAAGACCTGACGGTTCTTTATTAGTATTAGAAGTGCAATCTCACATTGGTGAAGATACAGTACGTACTATTGCTATGGACTCATCAGACGGTTTAAGCAGAGGTACTGAAGTTATTGCAACTGGAGCGCCTATACAAATGCCTATTGGCGATGATGTTTACGGACGTTTGTTTAATGTAATTGGAGATGCTATCGATGGTCTTGGAGATTTACCTAAAGCTGGAAATGCTGGGTTGCCAATTCACCGTCAAGCACCTAAATTTGAAGATTTATCAACTTCTACCGAAGTTTTATTTACGGGTATTAAAGTAATCGACTTAATTGAGCCTTATGCAAAAGGAGGTAAAATTGGTTTATTTGGTGGTGCTGGTGTAGGTAAAACAGTACTGATTCAAGAGTTGATTAACAATATTGCAAAAGGACATGGTGGATTATCAGTATTTGCTGGTGTAGGAGAAAGAACTCGTGAAGGAAATGACCTTTTAAGAGAGATGTTAGAGTCTGGAATTATTCGCTATGGTGATGATTTCATGCATTCTATGGAAGAAGGCGGATGGGATTTATCTAAAGTTGATAAATCTAAAATGAAAGAATCTAAAGCGACTTTCGTATTTGGTCAAATGAACGAGCCACCTGGAGCACGTGCACGTGTTGCCTTATCTGGTTTAACAATTGCAGAATATTTCCGTGATGGTGCTGGTGAAGGACAAGGTAAAGACGTACTTTTCTTCGTAGATAACATTTTCCGTTTTACACAAGCGGGTTCTGAGGTATCTGCATTATTAGGCCGTATGCCATCTGCAGTAGGTTACCAACCAACTTTAGCAACCGAGATGGGAGCTATGCAAGAGCGTATTACTTCAACAAAAAGAGGTTCTATTACATCGGTACAAGCGGTTTACGTACCTGCGGATGATTTAACGGATCCTGCGCCTGCAACAACGTTTGCCCACTTAGATGCTACGACTGTATTATCACGTAAAATTGCTGAGTTAGGTATTTATCCTGCGGTAGACCCGTTAGATTCTACTTCTAGAATTTTAACTGCCGATATTTTAGGTAAAGATCATTATGCTTGTGCACAACGTGTGAAAGAGTTGTTACAACGCTACAAAGAATTACAAGATATTATTGCTATTCTTGGTATGGAAGAGCTTTCTGAGGATGATAAATTAGCTGTAGGACGTGCAAGACGTGTGCAACGTTTCTTATCCCAACCTTTTCACGTAGCAGAACAATTTACAGGCATCCCAGGTGTTTTAGTAGACATTAAAGAAACCATTAAAGGATTTAACATGATTATGGATGGTGAATTAGATCACTTACCAGAAGCTGCGTTTAACCTTAAAGGTACTATTGAAGAAGCTATTGAGTCTGGAGAGAAAATGCTAGCTGAGGCGTAA